One genomic segment of Methanothermococcus okinawensis IH1 includes these proteins:
- the speE gene encoding spermidine synthase — protein MKCELWFSEYQTKALKLSTKVKDVLYTGNSKYQEIQILDTEEYGRALILDNTYQTTERDEFIYHELISHPALFTHPNPKKVLVIGGGDGGTVREVVKHETVEKIDFVELDEKVVEVCKKYMPTLSCEIDNEKVNTIFTDGIRYVAETNEKYDVIIVDCPDPVGPAKGLFEREFYKNVYKCLNDDGIMVQQTESPLFNKDLIKNIHFYLKEAKFNIIRPLVVTIPTYPSGFWSFTVASKKYDPLKVDSEKIKEKLNNIKTKYYDEEVHKGVFLAVPKFLKE, from the coding sequence ATGAAATGCGAATTATGGTTTTCAGAGTATCAAACAAAAGCACTTAAATTATCAACAAAAGTAAAGGATGTATTATATACTGGAAATTCAAAATATCAAGAGATTCAAATATTGGATACTGAGGAATATGGTAGAGCTCTGATATTAGACAACACCTATCAAACAACAGAGAGAGACGAATTTATATACCATGAGTTAATATCCCATCCTGCATTATTTACTCATCCAAATCCAAAAAAGGTGTTAGTAATTGGAGGAGGAGACGGTGGAACAGTTAGGGAAGTTGTTAAACACGAGACTGTTGAAAAAATTGATTTTGTAGAGCTCGATGAGAAAGTTGTTGAAGTATGTAAAAAATACATGCCAACTCTAAGCTGTGAAATCGACAATGAAAAGGTAAATACAATATTTACAGATGGAATAAGGTATGTTGCTGAAACTAATGAAAAATACGATGTAATTATTGTAGATTGCCCCGACCCTGTTGGACCTGCAAAAGGATTATTTGAAAGGGAATTTTACAAAAATGTATATAAATGTTTAAATGACGATGGAATAATGGTTCAGCAGACAGAAAGCCCACTATTTAATAAAGATTTAATAAAAAACATTCACTTCTATTTAAAAGAGGCTAAATTTAATATAATAAGACCATTGGTAGTAACTATACCTACATATCCAAGTGGATTTTGGAGTTTCACCGTAGCTTCAAAAAAATATGACCCATTAAAAGTAGATTCTGAAAAAATTAAAGAAAAACTTAATAATATAAAAACAAAATACTACGATGAAGAGGTTCATAAGGGAGTATTTTTAGCAGTTCCTAAATTCTTAAAGGAATAA
- the speD gene encoding adenosylmethionine decarboxylase produces the protein MKHLGKHLILELWGCDNKALDDQVGIENMLVDAVDACGATLICVKTHKFSPQGVTGVAVLAESHISIHSWPELGYAAMDIFTCGEHVNPEDAIPTIRSFLKPDNFEVINIQRGNIVD, from the coding sequence TTGAAACACTTAGGAAAACACCTGATTTTAGAATTATGGGGATGTGATAATAAAGCTTTGGATGACCAAGTAGGTATTGAAAACATGCTTGTAGATGCTGTTGACGCCTGCGGAGCTACTTTGATATGCGTAAAAACTCATAAATTTTCACCACAAGGAGTTACAGGAGTTGCCGTTCTTGCTGAAAGTCATATATCAATACACAGCTGGCCTGAGCTCGGGTATGCTGCAATGGATATATTTACCTGTGGGGAACATGTGAATCCAGAAGATGCTATTCCAACAATAAGGTCTTTTTTAAAACCTGATAATTTTGAAGTTATTAATATTCAAAGAGGAAATATAGTAGATTAA
- a CDS encoding pyruvoyl-dependent arginine decarboxylase — MGSPIHSPFKVPNTVSLVAGVGDANNPLNAFDMALLDAGIGNLNLIRISSIMPPKAEVIPLPKIPMGSLVPTAYGYQTSDVKGETVSAAISVAIPKDKELCGLIMEYEGICGKKEAEDTVRNMAKEGFEMRGWEIDKIISIASEHVVENIGCAFAAAALWYK, encoded by the coding sequence ATGGGAAGTCCTATTCACTCTCCATTCAAAGTTCCAAATACAGTTTCACTTGTTGCTGGAGTTGGTGATGCAAATAATCCATTAAATGCCTTTGATATGGCACTTTTGGATGCAGGAATAGGTAATTTAAATCTAATTAGAATAAGTAGTATCATGCCACCAAAAGCTGAGGTTATACCATTGCCAAAGATTCCAATGGGTTCATTAGTTCCAACAGCCTACGGATACCAAACAAGCGATGTTAAGGGAGAAACAGTATCTGCTGCTATCAGTGTTGCCATTCCAAAAGATAAAGAATTATGTGGGCTTATAATGGAATATGAAGGCATTTGTGGTAAAAAGGAGGCAGAAGATACCGTTAGAAATATGGCTAAGGAAGGATTTGAAATGAGAGGCTGGGAAATAGATAAAATCATCTCAATAGCTTCCGAACATGTGGTAGAAAACATAGGATGTGCATTTGCCGCAGCAGCACTGTGGTATAAATAA
- a CDS encoding dihydropteroate synthase-like protein, translating to MKILIITGKQAYQKVKNAVKKYNFIDVHKTNISIAAFLTPNMIINEIKLLEKEKNIRLSEIYDFVLVTGLIRHDLKKVEEETGIKCYKSTREASDIPLLIDNLKDITLSTRDYADDQIIKFVKQKSEEEIKKAEEKPLNSKGNVNIKIGALKVGDDYPMRVLGEIVHTPWLSDKELEEKITYYLNSGADMIDLGMVSNEDHSKDLKRIVGIARDITDKPISVDTLNTEELIEAINLGVDMVLSVDGGNAEELIPYLKEGDTVAVVLPTNYRINYVPETIEGKIKSLEGNVNKLIENDIKVVGDPILEPINNSGCNFTESVIACKMFKEKNNIPMFFGIGNVTELFDVDSNGAHALLTAIGSEIGANILFTPEASSKCKFSIKELKIATKMMFLAKKRNSLPKDVGFDLINYKDKKFDELTTHENYKDVPVIMAKENERQILDEGSFKIELDRKNKLIVVIYFDRRKNPKYIIKGKTPKEIYETAIRYNLIKKIDHASYLGKELQKAEIALKIGKKYNQDFELFYNEFWK from the coding sequence ATGAAAATATTGATAATTACTGGAAAACAAGCGTATCAGAAGGTAAAAAACGCTGTAAAAAAATATAATTTTATAGATGTTCATAAAACAAATATATCCATAGCAGCGTTTTTAACTCCAAATATGATTATTAATGAAATTAAATTATTAGAAAAAGAAAAAAATATAAGATTGTCAGAAATTTACGATTTTGTATTGGTTACTGGATTAATTAGACATGATTTAAAAAAGGTAGAAGAAGAAACCGGAATAAAATGTTATAAATCAACAAGGGAAGCCTCGGATATTCCACTTTTAATAGATAACCTAAAAGATATAACCTTATCCACAAGAGATTATGCCGATGACCAAATTATAAAATTTGTAAAACAGAAATCTGAGGAGGAAATAAAAAAAGCAGAAGAAAAACCGCTGAATTCAAAGGGAAATGTTAATATAAAAATAGGAGCTCTGAAAGTAGGGGACGATTATCCCATGAGAGTTCTTGGTGAAATTGTTCATACCCCATGGTTAAGCGATAAGGAACTTGAAGAAAAGATAACATATTACTTAAACAGCGGTGCAGATATGATTGATTTAGGAATGGTATCCAATGAAGACCATTCCAAAGATTTAAAAAGAATAGTAGGTATTGCACGAGATATTACCGATAAACCCATAAGTGTAGATACCCTCAATACAGAAGAACTTATTGAAGCCATAAATCTTGGAGTGGATATGGTATTAAGTGTAGATGGGGGAAATGCTGAGGAACTTATACCATATTTAAAAGAGGGAGATACAGTAGCAGTTGTTCTTCCAACGAATTACAGGATAAATTATGTTCCAGAAACAATAGAAGGCAAAATAAAAAGTTTAGAGGGAAATGTAAATAAGTTAATTGAAAATGATATAAAAGTCGTTGGAGACCCAATATTAGAGCCAATAAATAACAGCGGATGCAATTTTACAGAAAGTGTGATTGCATGCAAGATGTTTAAGGAGAAAAATAATATTCCAATGTTTTTTGGGATAGGTAATGTTACCGAATTATTTGATGTAGATAGCAACGGAGCTCATGCACTGCTTACTGCAATAGGTTCTGAAATTGGTGCTAATATTTTATTTACTCCTGAGGCTTCATCAAAATGTAAATTTTCTATAAAGGAGTTAAAGATAGCTACAAAAATGATGTTTTTAGCCAAAAAAAGAAATTCACTTCCAAAAGATGTTGGATTTGATTTAATCAATTACAAGGATAAAAAATTTGATGAGCTCACCACCCATGAAAATTATAAAGATGTTCCTGTAATAATGGCAAAGGAAAATGAAAGGCAGATTTTAGATGAAGGTAGTTTTAAAATTGAGTTGGATAGAAAAAATAAGCTAATTGTTGTTATCTACTTCGACAGAAGAAAAAACCCAAAATATATTATCAAAGGAAAAACTCCCAAGGAAATATATGAAACTGCCATAAGGTATAATCTTATTAAAAAAATAGACCATGCATCATATTTAGGTAAAGAACTACAAAAGGCAGAGATTGCATTAAAAATTGGAAAAAAGTATAACCAAGACTTTGAATTGTTTTACAATGAATTTTGGAAGTAA
- a CDS encoding 30S ribosomal protein S15, with the protein MARLHSGKRGSSGSKKPLRTEAPKWVNLTAEEIENKIVEMAKEGKQSALIGTILRDSYGVPDVKLITGKSISQIMKENNVYPEIPEDLFNLMKRAINLRNHLEQNPRDIHSRRGLQLIESKIRRLVKYYKNTKVLPAKWRYSPETARLLVE; encoded by the coding sequence ATGGCAAGATTGCATTCAGGAAAAAGAGGTTCCTCCGGTTCAAAGAAACCTTTAAGGACAGAAGCTCCTAAATGGGTTAATTTGACAGCTGAGGAAATTGAAAACAAAATCGTAGAAATGGCTAAGGAAGGAAAACAATCCGCACTTATTGGGACAATTTTAAGAGACTCCTATGGAGTTCCTGATGTAAAATTAATCACAGGAAAAAGCATAAGTCAGATAATGAAAGAAAACAATGTTTATCCTGAAATTCCAGAAGATTTATTCAATTTAATGAAAAGAGCAATTAATTTAAGAAACCACCTTGAACAAAATCCAAGGGATATTCATTCAAGAAGAGGATTACAATTAATTGAATCAAAAATCAGAAGATTGGTAAAATACTATAAAAATACAAAAGTATTACCTGCAAAATGGAGATACTCACCAGAAACCGCAAGGTTATTGGTAGAATAA
- a CDS encoding tRNA (adenine-N1)-methyltransferase: protein MKKTKKLIIDERGKKYLIKNEVNKFGNDLGVIDLENMDEGTAITSHNNHTFYLVEPTVYDIVKKMKRSVTTLLPKDIGMILTYCGIEDGETVVEAGTGSGALTIYLANAVGKNGKVITYEKRPEFAKIARKNLEIVGAVKKNQKIIGLEEYEESNENNEDNKNNENNKLKENENNNNNGLYNVIQKIGDITEGIEEKDVDVIVLDMPDPWNVVEHAKNSLNKAKGRIAIYVPYIEQAKKSVMALKEHNFLDIQTVECIVRNIEITEKGARPSTRMIGHTGYIVFARVRPTICNE from the coding sequence TTGAAAAAGACTAAAAAACTCATAATAGATGAAAGAGGAAAGAAATATCTTATAAAAAATGAAGTGAATAAATTTGGAAATGATTTAGGAGTAATTGATTTAGAAAATATGGATGAAGGAACTGCAATAACTTCACATAACAACCACACCTTTTATCTCGTTGAACCAACAGTTTATGATATTGTAAAAAAGATGAAAAGAAGCGTAACAACTCTTTTACCAAAAGATATAGGTATGATATTAACATACTGTGGGATTGAAGATGGCGAAACTGTTGTGGAGGCAGGCACAGGTTCCGGAGCTCTGACAATATATCTTGCAAATGCTGTGGGAAAAAATGGAAAAGTAATTACCTATGAAAAAAGACCTGAATTTGCAAAGATAGCTAGAAAAAATTTAGAAATTGTTGGAGCTGTGAAAAAAAATCAAAAAATCATTGGTTTAGAAGAATATGAAGAAAGCAATGAAAATAACGAGGATAATAAAAATAATGAAAATAATAAATTAAAGGAAAATGAAAATAATAATAACAATGGATTATACAATGTAATTCAAAAAATCGGAGATATTACCGAAGGTATTGAAGAGAAAGATGTAGATGTGATAGTTTTAGATATGCCTGACCCTTGGAATGTTGTTGAACATGCTAAAAACTCGCTGAATAAAGCAAAGGGGAGAATTGCCATATATGTTCCATATATAGAACAGGCTAAAAAAAGTGTAATGGCTTTAAAGGAGCATAATTTTTTAGATATTCAAACTGTTGAGTGCATTGTTAGAAATATTGAAATTACTGAAAAAGGAGCTCGACCATCTACAAGGATGATAGGTCATACTGGATATATAGTCTTTGCAAGAGTGAGACCAACAATATGTAATGAATAA
- the rnhB gene encoding ribonuclease HII — protein sequence MYSKNNSINHNICNNMDDDINYNNSNNIDNNTNNNNNKIILGLDEAGRGPVLGPMVIALVKATEKDLPKFDELGLKDSKKLSRHKREELYKIIMNNYEVKSIILEAKDIDKMMEKTNLNKIEIMVFSKLINSVLKEEYKDYKNKNHKLNNKLNNNEVNDKINSNKVNNNKINNKKIDIYIDACSSNEKAFSNQIKSKLVVYNDNIKIIAEHKADDKYKIVSAASIVAKVIRDKIIDNYKEIYGEIGSGYPSDKTTINYLKNYVKEHGTLPEIARKSWKTSKNILKEFEDEMNKTNRNNSQQMKLI from the coding sequence ATGTATAGTAAAAATAACTCCATTAATCATAATATATGCAACAATATGGACGATGATATAAATTACAATAATAGTAATAATATAGATAATAATACTAATAATAACAATAATAAAATAATACTTGGTCTGGATGAAGCTGGTAGAGGTCCTGTTTTAGGTCCTATGGTAATTGCACTTGTTAAAGCCACTGAAAAAGACCTGCCAAAATTTGATGAATTGGGTTTAAAAGATAGCAAAAAGTTGAGTAGGCATAAGAGAGAGGAGCTCTATAAAATTATTATGAATAATTATGAAGTTAAGAGCATCATACTTGAAGCAAAAGATATAGATAAAATGATGGAGAAAACCAATTTAAATAAAATTGAAATAATGGTATTCTCAAAACTGATAAATAGCGTTTTAAAGGAAGAATATAAAGATTATAAAAATAAAAACCACAAATTAAATAATAAATTAAATAATAATGAAGTAAATGATAAAATAAATAGTAATAAAGTAAATAATAATAAAATAAATAATAAAAAAATAGATATATACATTGATGCATGTAGTAGTAATGAAAAGGCATTTTCAAACCAGATAAAATCTAAATTAGTAGTATATAATGATAATATTAAGATTATAGCTGAACATAAAGCTGATGATAAATATAAAATTGTATCTGCGGCTTCTATCGTAGCAAAGGTAATTAGGGATAAAATTATTGACAATTACAAAGAAATATATGGAGAGATAGGTAGTGGCTATCCAAGTGATAAAACCACCATAAATTATTTAAAAAATTATGTTAAAGAACACGGAACTCTTCCAGAAATAGCTCGAAAAAGTTGGAAAACTTCTAAAAACATACTGAAAGAATTTGAAGATGAGATGAATAAAACCAATAGAAATAATAGCCAACAAATGAAGTTAATTTAA
- the eno gene encoding phosphopyruvate hydratase yields the protein MDDSFDIYDIKAREVIDSRGNPTVEVEVLTVGGGYGRAIVPSGASTGTHEAVELRDKEPRFGGKGVLLAVDNVNSIIKPELIGYDSRMQREIDIIMRELDNTENKGKLGANAILAVSLAVAKAAADNASLPLYKYIGGCNSYVMPVPMMNVLNGGEHAGNELDFQEFMIMPIGADSVAEAIRMCSETYHTLKNVILNKYGKDATNVGDEGGFAPPVNDIREALDLLNEAVKTAGYEDKIVFALDSAASEFYDKEKGKYIVKGKAMTTDELISLYKEIVNEYPIVSLEDPLHEEDFKGFATITKELKGIQMVGDDIFVTNTERLKKGIEVGAGNALLLKVNQIGTLSESIDAANLAFRNGYGVVVSHRSGETEDTTIADLAVALNTGQIKTGAPARGERTSKYNQLMRIEEELGYPKYAGKNFRCPF from the coding sequence ATGGACGATTCATTTGATATATACGACATTAAAGCAAGGGAAGTAATCGATTCAAGGGGAAATCCAACAGTAGAGGTTGAGGTCTTAACAGTTGGTGGTGGATATGGTAGAGCCATAGTTCCAAGCGGAGCTTCAACAGGGACTCACGAAGCCGTAGAACTCAGGGATAAAGAGCCAAGGTTCGGAGGAAAAGGGGTATTATTGGCAGTAGATAATGTTAATAGCATTATAAAACCCGAATTAATAGGCTATGATTCAAGAATGCAGAGAGAAATCGATATAATAATGAGAGAATTAGACAACACAGAAAATAAAGGAAAATTAGGGGCAAATGCTATATTGGCTGTTTCATTGGCAGTTGCAAAGGCAGCAGCAGATAATGCATCATTACCTTTATACAAATATATTGGAGGATGCAACTCATATGTAATGCCTGTTCCAATGATGAATGTTTTAAATGGAGGGGAACATGCAGGTAATGAGCTCGACTTTCAAGAGTTCATGATTATGCCGATTGGTGCTGATTCAGTAGCAGAAGCCATAAGAATGTGTTCAGAAACCTACCATACCTTAAAAAATGTAATTCTAAATAAATACGGAAAAGATGCTACAAATGTTGGAGATGAAGGAGGATTTGCACCACCAGTAAATGACATTAGAGAAGCATTGGATTTATTAAATGAGGCTGTAAAAACAGCAGGATACGAGGATAAAATTGTATTTGCATTGGACAGTGCAGCGAGTGAATTCTACGATAAAGAAAAAGGGAAGTATATTGTAAAAGGAAAAGCTATGACCACAGATGAGCTCATATCATTATATAAAGAAATAGTAAATGAATATCCGATAGTATCACTTGAAGACCCACTTCATGAAGAGGATTTCAAGGGATTTGCAACAATTACAAAGGAATTAAAAGGTATTCAAATGGTTGGAGACGATATATTTGTTACAAATACGGAAAGATTGAAAAAAGGCATTGAAGTTGGTGCAGGAAATGCCTTATTGTTAAAGGTAAATCAAATAGGAACATTGTCCGAATCAATAGATGCGGCAAATCTTGCATTTAGAAACGGATATGGCGTTGTAGTATCCCACAGAAGTGGAGAAACAGAAGATACGACAATAGCAGATTTAGCAGTTGCATTGAATACAGGACAGATAAAAACAGGAGCTCCTGCAAGAGGAGAAAGAACTTCAAAATATAACCAACTTATGAGAATTGAAGAGGAGCTCGGTTATCCAAAATATGCTGGAAAAAATTTCAGATGTCCTTTTTAA
- the alaS gene encoding alanine--tRNA ligase, with the protein MEINHDYKVQLFEEKGFMRKKCKECGQYFWTLDPERETCGDSPCDKYSFIGAPITNKKYTYNEMVKEFLKFFEENGHTPIKRHPVTARRWRNDILLTIASIAVFQPWVTKGIVEPVANPLVIAQPCIRLNDIDNVGRTGRHLTCFTMGGHHAFNKVNDFKYWTDRTVELCFNFMKKLGIDEKSITFIESWWEGGGNAGPCYEVITHGVELATLVFMQYEKIGNEYKEMPLKVVDTGYGIERFVWASQGTPTVYDAIFGNIVKKLKENAGIDYIENIDERILAESATLAGLMDIENVGDLRILRQKVAEKLKMNVDELDKLLTPLENIYAIADHTRCLAFMFGDGIVPSNVKDGYLARLLVRKTLRYMKNVGITMPLKEIINLQLEELKELYPELLEMRDYMMDVVDEEERKYLQTINKGRGIVERLVKSKNEITLDDLIELYDSKGLPPEVVKDIVSEINSKSNTQNKKSGNIKLNIPDNFYTIVAERHEQKKTEESDELNSQKKALPELNEDIEKTELLFYKNPKQKEFEGKILKIIDNYIILDKTIFYPEGGGQKYDIGTINGKKVIEVQKKDDIVYHKLSDVNGLNEGDVVKGVIDWNHRINLMRNHTATHIINAAAQRVLGKHIWQTGSNVEPNKARLDITHYKRISRDEIKEIERIANEIVLNNIPVKSTFMSRNEAEQKYGFRIYQGGVVPGNVLRIINIEGIDVEACGGTHCENTGEVGYIKILKTERIQDGVERLEYTSGINSVMEVSAMEDILINSSEILGVPIENLPKTVKRFFEEWKEQKKIIEELQKKIGEYKKYELANKFEKVGNYDILVEQVEGNPKELMSIADNLIKEGSIVVLLNNNGYILCKKGEGVDISMGELLRKIAKGGGKDNLAQGKCLDDLKTLKNKVFEELK; encoded by the coding sequence ATGGAAATAAACCATGATTATAAAGTGCAGTTATTTGAAGAAAAAGGATTCATGAGGAAAAAATGTAAAGAATGCGGACAGTATTTTTGGACATTAGACCCAGAGAGAGAAACCTGTGGGGATAGTCCCTGTGATAAATATTCATTCATCGGAGCCCCGATTACCAATAAAAAATATACATATAATGAAATGGTGAAGGAGTTTTTAAAATTCTTTGAAGAAAATGGACATACTCCAATAAAAAGGCATCCCGTAACTGCGAGAAGATGGAGAAATGATATTCTTTTAACAATTGCATCTATTGCCGTATTTCAGCCGTGGGTAACAAAAGGAATCGTAGAACCTGTTGCAAATCCACTTGTAATAGCTCAGCCATGTATTAGATTAAACGACATAGACAATGTTGGAAGGACAGGAAGGCATTTAACATGCTTTACAATGGGAGGTCACCACGCATTCAATAAAGTAAATGATTTTAAATATTGGACAGACAGAACCGTAGAATTATGCTTTAATTTCATGAAAAAACTCGGTATTGATGAGAAATCCATAACCTTTATAGAGAGTTGGTGGGAAGGTGGAGGAAATGCTGGACCATGTTATGAGGTAATCACTCATGGTGTAGAGCTCGCCACTCTGGTATTTATGCAGTATGAGAAAATTGGAAATGAATATAAAGAAATGCCCTTAAAAGTCGTTGATACAGGATATGGTATTGAAAGGTTTGTATGGGCATCTCAGGGGACTCCTACGGTATATGACGCTATATTTGGAAATATCGTTAAAAAATTGAAGGAAAATGCAGGTATAGATTATATTGAAAATATCGACGAAAGAATACTTGCAGAGAGTGCCACACTTGCGGGACTTATGGATATAGAAAATGTTGGAGATTTGAGAATTTTACGACAAAAGGTTGCTGAAAAACTTAAAATGAATGTGGATGAACTTGATAAATTACTCACGCCCCTTGAAAATATATATGCCATAGCAGACCATACAAGATGCCTTGCATTTATGTTTGGAGATGGTATCGTTCCATCAAATGTAAAAGATGGATATTTAGCAAGGTTGCTTGTAAGAAAAACATTAAGGTATATGAAAAATGTTGGTATTACAATGCCATTGAAGGAGATAATAAATTTACAGCTCGAAGAGTTAAAGGAGCTCTATCCAGAATTGCTTGAAATGAGAGATTATATGATGGATGTAGTCGATGAGGAGGAGAGAAAATATCTTCAAACAATAAACAAAGGAAGAGGTATTGTAGAAAGGCTTGTTAAATCCAAAAATGAGATAACCCTTGATGATTTAATAGAATTGTATGATAGTAAAGGTCTTCCACCAGAGGTAGTAAAGGATATTGTAAGTGAAATAAACAGTAAAAGTAATACTCAAAACAAAAAAAGCGGAAACATAAAATTAAATATCCCAGACAATTTTTATACAATAGTTGCAGAAAGGCATGAGCAGAAAAAAACAGAAGAATCCGATGAATTAAATTCTCAGAAAAAAGCACTTCCAGAGCTGAATGAAGATATCGAAAAAACCGAATTATTATTCTACAAAAATCCAAAACAGAAAGAATTTGAAGGAAAAATCTTAAAAATAATTGATAATTATATTATTCTCGATAAAACAATATTTTATCCAGAAGGCGGTGGTCAGAAATACGATATTGGGACTATCAACGGCAAAAAAGTTATTGAGGTTCAGAAAAAAGATGATATTGTATATCATAAATTATCCGATGTAAATGGTTTAAATGAAGGAGATGTCGTAAAAGGCGTAATAGATTGGAATCATAGAATTAATCTAATGAGAAACCACACTGCAACACACATAATAAATGCCGCAGCTCAGAGGGTTTTGGGAAAACATATTTGGCAGACTGGTTCTAATGTTGAACCTAATAAGGCAAGGTTGGATATTACACACTATAAAAGAATAAGTAGGGATGAGATAAAAGAAATAGAAAGAATTGCAAATGAAATTGTTTTAAATAATATTCCCGTAAAAAGCACATTTATGAGCAGAAATGAAGCAGAGCAAAAATATGGATTTAGAATATATCAAGGTGGGGTAGTTCCAGGAAATGTTTTAAGAATAATAAATATAGAAGGCATAGATGTTGAGGCCTGCGGTGGAACACACTGCGAAAATACGGGAGAAGTTGGCTATATAAAGATATTAAAAACCGAAAGAATCCAAGATGGAGTTGAAAGGCTTGAATACACAAGCGGAATAAATTCAGTTATGGAAGTAAGTGCAATGGAGGATATATTAATCAACTCTTCGGAAATATTGGGCGTTCCTATTGAAAATCTTCCAAAAACTGTTAAAAGGTTCTTTGAAGAATGGAAAGAGCAGAAAAAAATAATTGAAGAACTTCAAAAGAAAATTGGAGAATATAAAAAATATGAGCTCGCAAATAAATTTGAAAAAGTTGGAAATTATGATATATTAGTTGAGCAGGTTGAAGGAAATCCAAAGGAATTGATGTCAATTGCAGATAATCTGATAAAAGAAGGTTCTATTGTTGTTCTTCTAAATAATAACGGTTATATTTTATGTAAAAAAGGCGAAGGTGTAGATATTAGCATGGGTGAGTTATTGAGAAAAATAGCAAAAGGTGGAGGAAAAGATAACTTAGCACAGGGTAAATGTTTAGATGACCTTAAAACACTTAAAAATAAAGTATTTGAAGAATTAAAATAA
- a CDS encoding RNA-binding protein yields the protein MEIKRRYCLKKKELKRIREELNNIFGIEVIPKNANGELAITDNYEMILLNNEPIAFKLNDKIYPTLKTLLTHELNKGKVVVDMGAVRFLAKGADVMAPGIVDADENIKKGDVVFVVDETHGRPLCVGEALMDGKEMKESNKGRAIKTIHYIGDDIWKF from the coding sequence TTGGAAATAAAAAGGAGATATTGTTTAAAAAAGAAGGAATTAAAAAGAATAAGAGAAGAATTAAATAATATATTTGGAATTGAAGTAATTCCAAAAAATGCCAATGGTGAGCTCGCCATAACAGACAATTACGAGATGATATTACTAAACAATGAACCAATAGCATTTAAATTAAATGATAAAATTTATCCAACATTAAAAACCTTATTAACTCATGAGTTGAATAAAGGTAAGGTTGTAGTTGATATGGGGGCTGTGAGATTTCTAGCAAAAGGTGCCGATGTAATGGCTCCTGGAATAGTCGATGCCGATGAAAATATTAAAAAGGGAGATGTGGTTTTTGTGGTGGATGAAACACATGGCAGACCTTTATGTGTTGGAGAAGCTTTAATGGATGGAAAAGAAATGAAAGAATCAAATAAAGGCAGGGCTATTAAAACTATTCATTACATTGGGGATGACATATGGAAATTTTAA
- a CDS encoding HemK2/MTQ2 family protein methyltransferase: MKILKIKDILIKTHSKVYEPAEDSELLLDNLVNVKNKTVLDVGTGTGIQAINAIKKGAKIVIGVDVNPYSIEIAKENALLNKLELNRNIFFFKSDLFKNMDEIMDKLNIKKFDVILFNAPYLPTSEEEKLEKYLNYAFDGGIDGRQVLDRFIHKVSHYLEENGIIQIVQSSLTGEEKTLTLLKKHGFEAKKTASMKFPYEELQIITAKRG, from the coding sequence ATGAAAATATTAAAGATAAAAGATATTTTAATAAAAACCCATTCAAAAGTTTATGAACCTGCTGAGGATAGCGAGCTCCTATTGGATAATTTAGTGAATGTGAAAAATAAAACAGTCTTGGATGTTGGAACAGGGACAGGGATACAGGCAATAAATGCCATAAAAAAAGGTGCTAAAATAGTAATTGGTGTGGATGTAAATCCTTATTCAATAGAAATAGCAAAGGAAAATGCATTATTGAATAAATTGGAATTAAACAGAAATATTTTCTTTTTTAAAAGTGATTTATTTAAAAATATGGACGAGATAATGGATAAACTTAATATCAAAAAATTCGATGTAATACTATTTAATGCCCCTTATCTTCCAACCTCAGAGGAGGAGAAACTTGAAAAATATTTAAATTATGCATTTGATGGGGGCATTGATGGAAGACAAGTTCTTGATAGGTTTATCCATAAAGTTAGCCATTATTTAGAAGAAAATGGTATAATTCAAATAGTTCAGTCATCATTAACAGGGGAAGAAAAAACATTAACATTATTAAAAAAACATGGATTTGAGGCTAAAAAAACCGCATCAATGAAATTCCCTTATGAGGAATTACAGATAATTACAGCTAAGAGAGGATAG